The proteins below come from a single Acidobacteriota bacterium genomic window:
- a CDS encoding protease, protein MAVRRFGNRWRGVCGLHGLELLVCETTKIRKLSREQQSALRRHGITMMGEGILMRLFRSCVVIALLGFTSVSFGQQLPEGRLLRFPDVYKDKVVFSYAGDLWLVSASGGEARRITTSPGLELFPKFSPDGKWIAFTAQYDGNFNVYVMPSEGGQPRQLTYLPDVASIPERMGPNNEVISWYPDSKRILFLSRRSTFNTWFGQLYTVSIDGGLPERFPLPKGGLTTFSPDGTKIVYNRIFRNFRTWKRYTGGMAQDLWLYDLKANTIEQLTHYPGTDTFPMWHGNTIYFTSDRGPDKRLNLYSYDLGSKKVAQLTHYTDFDVMWPSLGPDSIIFENGGYLYIFDLKNHKDRKMAITLPGDRDQMRRHWANVGKLITAFDLSPDGKRALFTARGDVFTVPAEHGSIRNLTQTPGIQERDAAWSPDGQWVAYVSDRTGENQLYIRPQKQSGEETQITTDNKVFLLQPVWSPDSSKLLYADSTLHLYYVDIHDKKPVLIDQGKYADLTDYLWSPDSKWVAYAKADSNNNNAIDLYSLADKKITAITSSFTESSNPAFDPGGKYLYFLSNRTYNEVLGPYDIEFSNPKATGIYAVTLRADLPSPFAPRSDETAVGKPKSPAESEAETKKKEKAEEEALKNFKIDLGGIEGRVVGLPVPPGNYRNLQANKGNVFYVSTPTMGLSGPLPDEPTSIHVFDMEKRKDSVLMDGTNNYTLSFDGNKLLYSAPRAPGGGAAAALFEEGGSSQTFGIIDAKPPERGPQHVGAGALNLASMQMDVDPPAEWKEIFDDLWRQERDYFFEKSMNGVDWAKIKNKYAALLPYVADRFDLNYVLGEMVGELSNSHTYVGGGDSPDLHPVNVGLLGVDFDADTASGYYRFKKIYPGENWDPAVRSPLTEPGVKVKEGDYLLAVNGRPLHLPENPYKPFVNTAGEDVDLTINSKPATEGSWDVLVKPIGSEFKLRELDWIETNREKVDKATGGKVGYVYLPDMEDTGLNEFVRQYFPQIRKQGIIFDVRYNGGGFVDQIILEHLRRILAAMESARNFESNTIPDNVFHGYMADLSNRYSASDGDFFTYFFKKYKLGPVIGERTWGGVRGIRGYIPEIDGGYFTRPEFSLYGLDSQWIVENHGVAPDIEVDNRPDLVMKGQDPQLERAIQILMKEIQEHPKKLPPRPPDLPAYPPGPGA, encoded by the coding sequence ATGGCTGTTCGCCGTTTTGGGAATCGCTGGCGCGGAGTCTGTGGCCTTCACGGCCTGGAGTTGCTGGTCTGTGAAACGACGAAAATCCGCAAATTGTCGCGGGAGCAGCAATCTGCACTACGCCGGCACGGAATCACAATGATGGGGGAGGGAATACTGATGCGCTTGTTCCGCTCTTGCGTTGTTATCGCGCTCCTGGGATTCACTTCGGTCTCGTTCGGGCAGCAGTTGCCTGAAGGCCGCCTGCTGCGCTTTCCTGACGTTTATAAGGATAAGGTAGTCTTCAGCTACGCTGGCGACCTGTGGCTCGTGTCCGCTTCCGGAGGAGAGGCGCGGAGAATTACGACGAGCCCGGGCCTGGAACTTTTCCCCAAGTTTTCTCCCGACGGCAAATGGATTGCCTTCACGGCGCAATACGACGGCAACTTCAACGTCTACGTGATGCCGAGCGAGGGCGGCCAGCCACGCCAGTTGACTTATCTGCCGGACGTCGCCAGCATTCCCGAGCGCATGGGACCGAACAACGAGGTGATCTCCTGGTATCCTGACAGCAAGCGCATCCTGTTCCTCTCACGCCGCTCGACTTTCAACACCTGGTTCGGGCAGCTTTACACGGTCAGCATTGACGGCGGCCTCCCCGAGCGTTTTCCACTGCCGAAAGGCGGCCTCACCACCTTCTCTCCCGACGGAACCAAAATCGTCTATAACCGCATCTTTCGCAACTTCCGCACCTGGAAGCGCTACACGGGCGGCATGGCACAGGACCTGTGGCTCTACGATCTGAAGGCCAATACCATTGAGCAGCTCACCCATTATCCGGGAACCGACACCTTCCCCATGTGGCACGGCAACACTATTTACTTCACTTCCGACCGCGGTCCCGACAAGCGCCTTAACCTTTACAGCTATGACCTCGGCAGCAAGAAGGTCGCCCAGCTTACGCATTACACCGATTTCGACGTGATGTGGCCAAGCCTGGGACCGGATTCCATTATCTTTGAGAACGGCGGCTACCTTTATATCTTCGACCTGAAGAACCACAAAGACCGGAAGATGGCCATCACGCTGCCCGGCGATCGCGACCAGATGCGCCGGCACTGGGCCAATGTCGGCAAGCTGATCACCGCTTTCGATCTTTCGCCGGACGGCAAGCGGGCGCTTTTCACAGCGCGCGGCGACGTTTTTACGGTTCCCGCCGAACACGGCAGCATCCGCAATTTGACCCAGACCCCGGGCATTCAGGAAAGGGACGCCGCCTGGTCGCCTGATGGCCAGTGGGTGGCTTACGTCTCAGACCGCACTGGCGAGAACCAGCTCTATATCCGGCCGCAGAAGCAGTCCGGCGAAGAAACACAGATCACCACCGACAACAAGGTGTTCCTGCTGCAGCCTGTCTGGTCGCCTGACAGCTCCAAGCTGCTCTATGCCGACTCGACTCTGCACCTTTATTACGTGGACATTCACGACAAGAAGCCCGTCCTGATCGACCAGGGCAAATACGCCGACCTCACCGACTACCTCTGGTCGCCTGACAGCAAGTGGGTGGCTTATGCCAAGGCCGACAGCAACAATAACAATGCAATCGATCTCTACTCGCTGGCGGATAAGAAGATCACTGCAATCACCTCAAGCTTTACCGAGAGCTCGAACCCCGCCTTCGATCCCGGTGGGAAGTATCTCTACTTCCTCTCCAACCGCACCTACAACGAAGTCCTGGGACCCTATGACATCGAGTTCTCAAATCCCAAAGCCACGGGGATTTACGCCGTCACGCTGCGCGCCGATCTGCCTTCTCCCTTCGCTCCCCGCAGCGATGAAACCGCTGTCGGAAAGCCCAAATCGCCCGCAGAATCAGAAGCCGAGACCAAGAAGAAGGAGAAGGCTGAGGAAGAAGCTCTAAAGAATTTCAAGATCGATCTCGGAGGGATCGAAGGCCGCGTGGTGGGCCTGCCGGTTCCTCCCGGCAATTACAGGAACCTCCAGGCCAACAAGGGCAACGTTTTCTACGTGTCTACGCCAACCATGGGGCTGAGCGGCCCTCTGCCCGACGAGCCTACTTCAATCCATGTTTTTGATATGGAGAAGCGCAAAGACAGCGTGTTGATGGACGGCACAAACAACTACACGCTCTCTTTCGATGGCAATAAGCTACTCTATTCGGCGCCCAGGGCCCCCGGCGGCGGCGCCGCAGCAGCCCTGTTCGAGGAAGGCGGCAGTTCGCAGACCTTCGGCATTATTGACGCCAAGCCGCCGGAAAGAGGACCGCAGCACGTTGGCGCCGGGGCCCTGAACCTGGCCTCGATGCAGATGGACGTGGACCCGCCGGCCGAATGGAAGGAGATATTCGACGATCTCTGGCGACAGGAACGCGACTACTTCTTTGAAAAGTCGATGAATGGTGTGGACTGGGCCAAAATAAAGAACAAATACGCGGCGCTGCTGCCTTATGTGGCCGACCGCTTTGATCTGAATTACGTCCTCGGCGAAATGGTGGGCGAGCTATCAAATTCGCACACTTATGTGGGCGGCGGCGACTCGCCCGATCTCCATCCCGTGAACGTCGGCCTGCTGGGCGTGGATTTTGATGCGGACACCGCCAGCGGCTATTATCGCTTCAAAAAGATCTATCCCGGGGAGAACTGGGACCCTGCCGTCCGTTCACCGCTTACCGAACCCGGCGTGAAGGTGAAAGAAGGCGATTACCTGCTGGCCGTAAATGGCAGGCCCTTGCATCTGCCTGAAAATCCTTACAAGCCTTTCGTGAATACCGCGGGCGAGGACGTCGACCTGACCATCAACAGCAAACCTGCTACCGAAGGTTCATGGGACGTACTGGTAAAGCCCATCGGGAGCGAATTCAAGCTTCGTGAACTCGACTGGATTGAAACCAACCGCGAAAAGGTTGACAAGGCAACCGGCGGCAAGGTGGGTTACGTTTACCTTCCCGATATGGAAGACACGGGCCTGAATGAGTTTGTCCGGCAGTACTTCCCGCAGATCCGCAAGCAAGGCATCATCTTCGACGTGCGTTACAACGGCGGAGGGTTTGTGGACCAGATCATCCTGGAACACCTGCGCCGCATCCTGGCGGCCATGGAATCCGCCCGCAACTTTGAGAGCAATACCATCCCCGACAACGTATTCCATGGATACATGGCCGATCTGAGCAACCGCTACAGCGCCTCCGACGGCGATTTCTTCACTTACTTCTTCAAGAAATACAAGCTGGGCCCGGTGATCGGAGAGCGCACCTGGGGCGGCGTGCGCGGCATCCGCGGCTACATTCCTGAAATCGACGGCGGATACTTCACGCGGCCGGAATTTTCACTCTACGGGCTCGACAGTCAATGGATTGTTGAAAACCATGGCGTAGCGCCTGACATCGAGGTGGACAACCGTCCCGATCTGGTGATGAAAGGCCAGGACCCCCAGCTCGAACGGGCCATACAGATCCTGATGAAGGAAATCCAGGAGCACCCGAAGAAGCTGCCGCCGCGCCCGCCGGATTTGCCTGCTTATCCGCCCGGGCCGGGAGCGTAG
- a CDS encoding sugar phosphate isomerase/epimerase has product MGNKWTRRTFMGATLAALPSVAYLKAAAASRAMGWKLGIITDEITQNFEEALDFISHYDLGYCELREMWGKNIMNMSQPDLERAKALVEKHNLKVTDIGSPVFKYNLPQMPARKEKRDTFRADFAEQDSDNLLRQSFKLARLFGTRKVRIFSYWRVAEPEKAYPFVRDRLAKAAKLAGENDIVLILENEHECNIGTGQELGKILRDVKSPYLRGNWDPGNAAMLKEIPFPNGYNHVKGMFPHMHIKDVRKGPNGKLQWAPVGGGFIDWKGQFEALRRDKYQGDMSLETHYRRPDGNKVESTRESLMGLFKVIKETA; this is encoded by the coding sequence ATGGGAAATAAATGGACACGCCGGACCTTTATGGGCGCTACGCTTGCGGCCTTGCCGAGTGTGGCATACTTGAAGGCTGCGGCGGCTTCGAGGGCTATGGGCTGGAAACTTGGAATCATCACAGACGAAATCACCCAGAACTTTGAAGAGGCGCTGGACTTTATCTCGCACTACGATCTTGGCTACTGCGAATTGCGCGAAATGTGGGGCAAGAACATTATGAACATGTCGCAGCCTGATCTGGAGCGGGCCAAGGCCCTGGTGGAGAAGCACAACCTGAAAGTGACCGATATCGGCTCGCCGGTTTTTAAGTACAACCTTCCGCAAATGCCTGCGCGCAAGGAGAAGCGGGACACGTTCCGGGCTGATTTCGCGGAGCAGGATTCAGACAACCTGCTGCGCCAGTCGTTCAAGCTGGCCAGATTGTTCGGCACGCGCAAGGTGCGCATTTTCAGCTACTGGCGCGTAGCCGAGCCTGAAAAAGCATATCCTTTCGTCCGCGACCGGCTGGCCAAGGCGGCAAAATTAGCGGGTGAAAATGATATCGTCCTGATCCTTGAGAACGAGCATGAGTGCAACATTGGGACAGGGCAGGAGCTGGGGAAGATTCTCCGCGATGTCAAATCCCCTTACCTGCGCGGAAACTGGGATCCGGGCAACGCCGCCATGTTGAAGGAGATTCCTTTTCCCAACGGGTACAATCATGTGAAGGGCATGTTTCCGCACATGCACATCAAGGACGTCAGGAAGGGCCCCAATGGCAAGCTGCAGTGGGCACCCGTTGGTGGCGGCTTTATCGACTGGAAAGGGCAATTTGAGGCGCTTCGCCGCGACAAATATCAGGGAGACATGTCGCTGGAGACGCACTATCGGCGTCCTGACGGAAACAAGGTGGAAAGCACTCGAGAGTCACTGATGGGCCTGTTTAAGGTGATTAAGGAAACGGCCTGA
- a CDS encoding pyridoxal phosphate-dependent aminotransferase: MFSSRTDWLLAPNRLTWQLEERRRRGLPVLDLTESNPTRCGFAPDPKILNLLQDPRSLTYEPDPRGPLSARRAVCEYYAARGASVTPEQVFLTTSTSEAYTYAFRLLADPGDKVLVPQPSYPLFDFLAGINDLEVVSYPIRYSHGWRIDLDGVQDLRLPGAKAMIVVHPNNPTGSYVKPRELEILTECCRHVQGALIADEVFADYSLEAGEDRVPSHAAVSDVLTFTLSGLSKVSALPQMKLGWVVVNGPKGELETALERLEVIADTYLSVSPPLALALPALLELRKMVQPRITERLRSNLRWLDQQMASCRNIKRLEAEGGWYAVLKVPETASDEDWAVNLLTADGVLVHPGHFYEFPDEGHLVISLLTDERVFREGAARVIARLSKSS, from the coding sequence ATGTTCTCATCGCGCACGGACTGGCTTCTGGCGCCGAACCGCCTCACCTGGCAGCTTGAAGAGCGCCGCCGACGGGGCCTGCCTGTACTTGATCTTACCGAATCGAATCCCACCCGCTGCGGTTTTGCGCCTGATCCGAAAATCCTGAATTTGCTCCAGGATCCGCGGTCCCTCACCTACGAGCCTGACCCGCGCGGCCCTCTCTCCGCGCGCCGGGCTGTGTGCGAATATTACGCGGCCCGCGGCGCCAGCGTCACGCCGGAGCAGGTATTCCTCACCACCAGCACCAGCGAAGCTTACACCTACGCATTCCGTCTGCTGGCGGACCCGGGTGACAAGGTACTTGTGCCGCAGCCGAGCTACCCTCTTTTTGATTTCCTGGCCGGCATCAATGACCTTGAGGTTGTTTCTTACCCGATCCGTTATTCACACGGTTGGCGCATTGACCTGGATGGTGTGCAAGATCTCCGGCTGCCTGGGGCCAAGGCCATGATTGTGGTGCATCCCAACAACCCCACCGGGTCATACGTCAAGCCACGTGAGCTCGAAATTCTGACCGAGTGTTGCCGCCATGTCCAGGGCGCTTTGATTGCGGATGAAGTTTTTGCTGATTATTCTCTCGAAGCCGGTGAAGACCGTGTTCCTTCGCATGCAGCCGTGTCTGATGTGCTCACATTTACGTTGAGCGGATTGTCAAAAGTTTCGGCGCTTCCTCAGATGAAGCTTGGATGGGTTGTGGTGAATGGTCCGAAGGGTGAATTAGAGACAGCGCTGGAACGCCTTGAAGTGATCGCTGACACCTACCTCTCCGTGAGCCCGCCGCTCGCCCTCGCCCTGCCGGCCCTCCTGGAGCTTCGAAAGATGGTCCAACCCAGAATTACGGAACGGCTGCGTTCCAATCTTCGCTGGCTGGACCAGCAGATGGCCTCCTGCCGGAATATAAAACGACTGGAAGCAGAGGGCGGCTGGTATGCGGTATTGAAGGTCCCTGAAACTGCAAGCGATGAGGATTGGGCAGTGAACTTGCTGACGGCCGACGGTGTACTGGTTCACCCCGGGCATTTTTACGAATTTCCGGACGAAGGTCACCTTGTAATCAGTCTACTGACGGATGAGCGGGTCTTCAGGGAAGGGGCCGCGAGGGTTATAGCGCGACTGTCAAAAAGCAGTTAG
- the hemE gene encoding uroporphyrinogen decarboxylase: MANEKGSKPNFGGLGVAAFESRRADEIATLISRFGGVPHVGPSMREVPLGDNPAVFEFGEQLLAGKIQGVVFTTGVGTRTLFEALQSRYAIEEIVHGLTSTTVVARGPKPAQALREFGVPITITAPEPNTWQEVLQELDENPRSFTLKGSTVAVQEYGEPNEAFLGELRSRGAVPLRVPVYRWALPENLGPLKETINTIIAGRARVALFTSRNQVANVLHVAAEEAAQDALLKALRQSIVCSIGPTCSGTLVAAGIPVDVEALPPRMGVLVLEAARQAPDLLRRKQPVAGPSGGVPDGERFNVAAGAAVTEAARVASPYVASGALENSRFMKACRREPVDATPVWLMRQAGRFMKEYRELRARVPFLELCKSPDLVAEVTVSAARKLGVDAAIIFADLLLIIEPLGLELEYGKGEGPIISPAFRKSGDLDRLRTVNPEESLGYLYEAIRRTRAALPPDLPLIGFAGAPFTVASYMIEGGASKTFRHTKTLMYRDEGAWRALMERLSREMAKYVNAQITAGVQAVQIFDSWVGCLGPEDYRRFVLPYTRLLLQGITPGTPVIHFGTGTGMFLEEMRDAGGDIIGLDFHVELGKAWDRLGDRVGVQGNLDPVALYVDLPFIKERVREILDQAAGRPGHIFNLGHGILPDTPEENVIALVKLVHELSTRRN; this comes from the coding sequence ATGGCTAACGAAAAAGGCTCGAAGCCGAATTTTGGAGGCCTTGGGGTCGCAGCCTTTGAAAGCCGCAGGGCCGATGAGATCGCGACGCTCATCTCGCGCTTCGGAGGCGTTCCGCACGTCGGGCCCAGCATGAGGGAAGTCCCATTGGGAGACAATCCGGCGGTTTTCGAATTTGGTGAACAGCTCCTGGCTGGCAAAATCCAGGGCGTGGTCTTTACGACTGGCGTCGGCACGCGGACTCTGTTTGAGGCCCTTCAGTCGCGCTACGCCATTGAAGAGATCGTTCACGGCCTCACCTCCACAACGGTTGTGGCGCGAGGTCCCAAGCCTGCTCAAGCGCTTCGCGAATTCGGTGTGCCGATCACCATCACTGCGCCGGAGCCAAACACCTGGCAGGAAGTCCTCCAGGAACTGGATGAGAATCCTCGTAGCTTCACCCTGAAAGGCAGCACCGTGGCTGTTCAGGAATATGGGGAGCCCAACGAGGCCTTTCTTGGCGAGCTGAGATCGCGTGGCGCCGTGCCATTACGAGTGCCGGTTTACCGCTGGGCGCTTCCCGAAAACCTTGGCCCGCTGAAGGAGACCATTAATACCATTATCGCGGGGCGTGCAAGAGTCGCGCTTTTTACCAGCAGAAACCAGGTGGCGAACGTCCTTCATGTTGCGGCTGAAGAAGCGGCGCAAGACGCTCTTCTGAAGGCCCTGCGACAGTCGATTGTCTGCTCGATCGGCCCCACCTGCAGCGGGACGCTGGTGGCGGCAGGAATTCCGGTTGACGTTGAGGCGTTGCCACCCAGGATGGGAGTCCTGGTGCTTGAAGCTGCGCGCCAGGCCCCGGATCTGCTGCGCCGTAAGCAGCCCGTGGCAGGGCCTTCGGGCGGCGTTCCTGACGGCGAGCGGTTCAACGTCGCCGCCGGAGCAGCCGTGACTGAGGCGGCGCGTGTTGCGTCGCCGTACGTTGCGAGTGGCGCATTGGAAAATTCGCGCTTCATGAAGGCCTGCCGCCGCGAACCGGTTGACGCGACTCCGGTTTGGCTGATGAGGCAGGCTGGCCGCTTCATGAAGGAATATCGCGAGCTTCGGGCGCGCGTCCCCTTTCTGGAACTCTGCAAGAGCCCCGATCTGGTGGCTGAAGTTACGGTCAGCGCGGCCCGCAAACTTGGAGTGGACGCAGCGATAATTTTTGCCGACCTGCTCCTCATAATCGAACCGCTTGGGCTCGAACTCGAATACGGTAAAGGCGAAGGCCCGATTATCAGCCCGGCGTTTCGTAAATCGGGCGATTTGGACCGATTGCGGACGGTGAACCCGGAGGAGTCGCTCGGCTACCTTTACGAAGCCATCCGGCGGACGCGCGCCGCCCTGCCTCCTGACCTGCCGCTGATCGGCTTTGCTGGCGCTCCGTTTACCGTGGCTTCCTACATGATCGAGGGTGGAGCTTCCAAGACTTTCCGCCATACGAAGACCCTGATGTACCGTGACGAAGGGGCCTGGCGCGCACTGATGGAAAGGCTGAGCCGCGAAATGGCCAAATATGTCAATGCCCAGATCACGGCCGGCGTACAGGCAGTCCAGATTTTTGACTCCTGGGTCGGCTGCCTTGGGCCCGAAGACTATCGGAGGTTCGTTTTACCCTACACGCGCCTTCTACTGCAGGGAATTACCCCCGGCACGCCCGTGATTCATTTCGGGACGGGTACAGGGATGTTTCTGGAAGAGATGCGAGACGCCGGCGGTGATATCATCGGGCTCGATTTCCATGTGGAACTTGGCAAGGCTTGGGACCGCCTGGGAGACAGAGTGGGCGTGCAGGGGAACCTGGATCCAGTGGCCCTCTATGTAGACCTGCCTTTCATCAAGGAGCGGGTTCGAGAGATTCTGGACCAGGCAGCGGGGCGTCCCGGACATATCTTCAACCTGGGCCATGGAATCCTGCCGGACACTCCCGAAGAAAATGTCATCGCGCTGGTGAAGTTGGTCCATGAGTTGAGCACACGCCGGAATTGA
- a CDS encoding ferrochelatase gives MTGSTDHSRWAVLLLAHGAPDRLGDIPEFLLNVRSGRGLSEIAVHEIIERYARIGGSSPLLRVTTQQAEELARVLGLPVYVGMRNWTPYIEDAVRRVTENGAGRVVAVCLAPQNSRTSIELYRSHLSRAVDKVAPGLHVEFVENWHDHAGLIAAFREKVSAALAGAEAKSGRPVPVVFTAHSVPQRTITDGDPYETQVRETAKLLAQAMGLAEYTVAFQSQGMTSEPWLGPTVESVIDEFAEKSIRRVLLAPIGFVSDHVEILYDIDIAFREYAQKKGICVVRPESLNTSHLFIQCLASIVSERIEIAAGRSL, from the coding sequence CTGACTGGGTCTACAGATCATTCGCGGTGGGCGGTTCTGCTGCTGGCTCACGGCGCTCCGGACCGCCTTGGCGATATTCCGGAATTCCTTCTGAATGTGCGCTCCGGGCGCGGACTGTCGGAAATCGCCGTGCACGAGATTATCGAGCGCTACGCCAGGATTGGCGGCAGTTCGCCGCTGTTGCGAGTCACAACGCAACAGGCTGAGGAACTGGCAAGAGTTCTTGGGCTGCCGGTGTACGTCGGGATGCGCAACTGGACGCCCTATATCGAAGACGCCGTTCGGAGGGTGACGGAGAACGGGGCTGGGCGGGTTGTGGCCGTCTGCCTTGCACCGCAGAATTCGCGCACCAGCATCGAGCTGTATCGCAGCCACCTCTCAAGAGCCGTCGACAAGGTTGCGCCGGGGCTCCACGTGGAATTCGTGGAAAACTGGCATGACCATGCCGGCCTGATTGCTGCTTTCCGTGAGAAAGTTTCAGCCGCGCTCGCCGGTGCTGAAGCGAAATCCGGGCGGCCTGTCCCGGTGGTTTTCACCGCCCACAGCGTCCCTCAAAGGACCATCACGGACGGTGATCCTTATGAAACTCAGGTGAGGGAGACTGCGAAACTATTGGCGCAGGCAATGGGCTTGGCGGAATACACGGTGGCCTTCCAGAGCCAGGGCATGACCTCTGAACCGTGGTTGGGGCCCACCGTTGAATCCGTGATTGACGAGTTTGCAGAAAAGAGTATCCGGCGAGTGTTGTTGGCGCCTATCGGTTTTGTTTCTGACCACGTCGAAATCCTCTATGATATCGATATCGCTTTCCGTGAATATGCGCAAAAGAAGGGTATTTGTGTCGTGAGGCCGGAATCGCTCAACACCAGTCATCTCTTTATCCAGTGCCTGGCTTCGATTGTTTCAGAGCGAATCGAGATTGCTGCTGGCAGGTCACTATGA
- the hemG gene encoding protoporphyrinogen oxidase, which yields MNKDVGSFRRVAIVGGGISGLTAAYTLAQARVRGVPVSEFLIEAENRLGGVVRTDHLEGFVLEGGPDSFISEKPEAAELCHELGLGDSLIGSNDDERQTYILHNGSLVPLPEGLMLLAPTQIKPFLKSPLLPLSSKVMIATEWFVTPTKPREFDESIATFVRRHFGKAMLENIVDPLLAGVYGGDARSLSVDSVIPRFREMENQYGSLIRGAMATTKRMKKGTRINGYGENSSNSLFVTLKNGLGDLTNALESRLDASRIHLGQRVVSVERIDRNWKSPYRIRCEGNQDYEADAVILALPVHVCATFFPTLPEEVAEAFRTIPYSSAMTVNLGFDEHVAAVLPPGFGFLVPAKESSRLLACTFVHRKFPYRAPRGKALLRCFFGGTRDPEVMNLSNNEVIPLVRQEIRNILGLEVAPLFSFISRWPSAMAQYTVGHEDHINRIASVLQKYPRLYLAGNAYSGIGISDCIRTGRAAAQQAIDM from the coding sequence ATGAATAAAGACGTAGGATCATTTCGTCGCGTTGCTATTGTAGGCGGCGGTATCTCAGGTCTAACGGCCGCCTACACGCTTGCCCAAGCCCGGGTGCGGGGGGTTCCCGTGTCAGAATTTCTGATCGAGGCGGAAAACCGGCTGGGCGGAGTTGTGCGCACAGACCACCTTGAGGGATTTGTCCTCGAGGGCGGGCCGGACAGTTTTATTTCCGAGAAGCCGGAGGCAGCGGAGCTTTGCCATGAATTGGGCCTCGGAGATTCACTGATTGGTTCGAACGATGACGAACGGCAAACCTATATTCTGCACAACGGGAGCCTGGTTCCTCTTCCTGAGGGCCTGATGCTGCTGGCTCCAACTCAAATCAAGCCGTTCCTGAAATCGCCTTTGCTTCCGCTCTCCAGCAAGGTGATGATTGCCACGGAGTGGTTCGTCACGCCCACGAAACCGCGGGAATTCGACGAATCGATCGCGACATTCGTCCGCCGTCATTTTGGAAAGGCGATGCTGGAGAATATTGTAGACCCGCTGCTGGCCGGTGTTTATGGGGGCGATGCCAGATCGTTGAGCGTGGATTCTGTTATACCCCGGTTTCGGGAGATGGAGAATCAGTACGGAAGTCTCATCCGAGGCGCCATGGCAACGACCAAGAGGATGAAGAAGGGTACAAGAATTAACGGGTACGGAGAAAACAGCTCCAACTCACTTTTTGTGACCCTGAAAAACGGGCTGGGAGACCTCACTAATGCCTTGGAATCCCGCCTGGATGCTTCCCGGATACACCTGGGGCAGCGGGTCGTGTCCGTCGAGAGGATTGACCGCAATTGGAAGAGCCCTTATAGGATTCGGTGTGAGGGAAATCAGGATTACGAGGCGGATGCTGTCATTCTCGCCTTGCCTGTTCATGTCTGCGCCACGTTCTTTCCTACTCTCCCGGAGGAAGTGGCGGAAGCCTTTCGTACTATCCCTTACAGTTCGGCGATGACTGTCAACCTGGGGTTTGATGAACACGTAGCAGCCGTGCTGCCGCCGGGGTTTGGCTTCCTGGTTCCTGCAAAGGAGAGCAGCCGTCTGCTCGCCTGTACCTTTGTGCACAGGAAATTTCCATACCGAGCGCCGCGAGGCAAAGCGTTGTTGCGTTGTTTCTTTGGAGGGACTCGCGACCCGGAAGTCATGAATCTTTCCAACAATGAGGTCATTCCTCTGGTCAGGCAGGAGATTCGGAACATCCTGGGGTTGGAAGTAGCGCCATTATTTTCTTTCATCTCGCGCTGGCCTTCTGCGATGGCGCAATACACCGTAGGGCACGAGGACCACATTAATCGGATCGCAAGCGTGCTCCAGAAATATCCAAGGCTGTATCTGGCTGGAAATGCTTATTCCGGAATCGGGATTTCGGACTGTATTCGCACCGGAAGAGCAGCGGCGCAGCAGGCCATCGATATGTGA
- a CDS encoding NADH-quinone oxidoreductase subunit A — protein sequence MVLWPFVIFFIVVLLVPAGMIALSFLLGQRHSEHATGSPYEGGIISEGSAEARFSIKFYLIAMFFVVFDLEAVFIISWAVAAREVGWAGYLEILIFTVILVATLAYLWRLGALDWGPRTRRKGP from the coding sequence ATGGTGCTTTGGCCTTTTGTTATTTTCTTTATCGTCGTCCTTCTGGTTCCCGCGGGAATGATTGCTCTCTCCTTTCTTCTGGGCCAGCGTCACAGCGAGCACGCGACCGGCTCCCCCTACGAAGGGGGCATCATCTCTGAAGGTTCTGCAGAAGCCCGTTTTTCCATAAAGTTTTATCTGATTGCAATGTTTTTTGTGGTGTTTGATCTGGAAGCAGTTTTCATCATTTCCTGGGCAGTCGCGGCACGAGAGGTTGGATGGGCCGGATACCTGGAAATATTGATCTTCACCGTTATTCTGGTTGCCACCCTTGCCTATCTGTGGCGCCTGGGCGCGCTCGACTGGGGGCCCAGGACGCGGCGCAAGGGACCTTAG